From the Helianthus annuus cultivar XRQ/B chromosome 17, HanXRQr2.0-SUNRISE, whole genome shotgun sequence genome, the window CAAACCAAACTTTTAACCACAGTTTGTTATAACAACAGTTAACAGACATAAATAAAAACCACAAGGATTCTTCAAAAATAAGTGGTTTTTACTTATCTCTCATAAGAATTGTTTTTTCATAAGCATCTAATTGTTAACCTTAGCCAGCTTCTTCTGGGTTCTTCTCACATTAGTGGATAGCTCACCAACGTTGACAACATCAGCATCTTGAGCCATCCGTTTTCCGTTGGGACTTGATCCAGaatccttttcaacttcaacggCTGAAGAGTCAGCCGTAACAGAAACAACATCCTTGCAACATATCACAAAACAACTATTgatctcatttaataaaataatgaacTCTTTTTAAACATACTAAACATACTTTAAAAATAAATACTCACCCTTGAAGTTCGTTCAGCAGACACCTGGGAAGATTCTAAAATGTTAACATCTTTAACGTCAGCTACCTCTTGAGTAACCTAAAGGATCATAATATATGATATCATATAAAAAAGTGTAGAATCCagtgtttaaaactcaaaagaaaaataaatagattGAAAGAGTAACTTTATATGCTACCTCATCAGTATTTTCATCACCATTACCATCTCCACCAACTAACTCAGCAATTATTAATGGATTATCACATGTTTTTTGGACAGTATAAACACGATAGTCATTTTTAAGATTGAACTCTGAAACATCAATCTTAAAAGCAGCCTTCTTATTAACCAATCGAAATATCTCATGAGGGAATCCAGTATCATTGGCCTTAAGCTGCCTCTCTCTTATGTCACTCGCCGCCAATCCAAGAAGCTTCTGAACATCTCTATCAAACATAACAAAAGAAACACTACCACTCTCATCCTGCACCCGGACTTGCACCTTGAACCTGAAATATACACAAATAACTAAGTAAACTGCAAAACTATATTCAAATATCAGTCTTATAAtgttacttatataaatataacgcTAAATAATCATAATTGCTTACTTTGTGGTGATCGATGTACATTCACTATGACATTTGGGACAAAACAAAGAAGTCGCAGGCAATCGAACAATATCATCTTACATTTTCAACATTCTACAAGTATTCACCTTTACCCATCACCTTCTTAAAACACTTATGAAAGGCAGCATAAAACCAACCATACTCTTCTTGCACAATCTTAATTGTCGCAACCACAACACAAGACATTTCCTGTAAAAACAATATATGAACTTGCAAACATGCAGGTGACAAACCAAAAAAATAACCAAACTATATACAAAGATGTGAAACCTTTTCTATCTTACTAATCTCATCAACAAGTTTCTTCACACCTTCAGTTACAAATTCTTTATGCAATGGAAAAACACTCTGAGACGATAGTATTGCTTGAGAAGTAGAACCACTCCCTTGTCCAAACTTCAGTATAAGCCTTTTGAATACCACAAATGATTAGAATTAGTATACAAATGATATGAAACCAAGTATTTGACTTGAACATCTATATACAATAGAAATTGCATTGACAAATTACCTCCTCCTTAGCTCATTAActtcatcaatttcttcattCAGAAAAATTCGTGTTGCAAACTTATCACTTTGAACAGTATATTCACCTACATGTAAAAGTATATAGATATTTAATGTATACCTGTCTTTATATTGCCAGAAATAAACAGTATAGTTATGATTTGCAGAAAGTAACAAAAATACCTTTCCATTCCTTACATTTTCCATGCTGTATAACAGCCATCACATGCTCATGAGGTGGGATTTTAGAAATGAAGTCCTTAATCTGCAGAGCATAATCATTTCACACAGTACACCGCAAAACCTTACCCCTACATGAAAAGAATATTCATATGACGATATACTAAAGACTAATTTATGACCATTTCTTTACAAATCTCTAATATCAAAACCACATGAatgaataaaaacagaaaatCAAAGGAAAATTATGACATTTATTAAAGTAGCAAACGAGTCATCAATTAACTAACATATTCACTAAGAATAAATTGTAGACTCATTTATTACCATGATTCAGCCTTAGATACAAACACTATAGATCTCATTTATTACCATTACCATGATCCCACATTAAATACCAACAttcttcatcttatttattaACATCATTAAATACAAACAATGATCAGTATATGACTGCACATGTAAACAACAACTTACTCCAAGTCTTCAATATCGAAATTCATATTCTTAGTCTCCTTTGGAGGTCGATCAAGGATTTCAAGATCTCCATAAGAAATCACAGATCCAGCAACAACTATATGATCACATTATACAAGAATATAAGTAAAACTCTCTAATATTATATAAGCAAgacatgattacaaaaatatacacTACCAACACTCAAAGCGTTTAACGCCTCTCCTTGAAGAATATCTTCATAAGCTCTGAAGTTGAAACCATACTCAACACCTTGCCAATCTCTCACAGGAGTAACAGTTGTGCATCTataaaagttgattttataaGGCTGCACTACTACtttatataaatctttattcTCACCAACACCAAATTTCGACAGAATCACAACAACATCTTCTTGAAGTTGTCCATCAAAAACAGGTATCATATGACTCTTAATACCTGCTTGAATCTTAGCACCCTGaagaacatttaaagaaaatatCTTCTTAGCATACACCACTACATTTAtatactataataaaagaaaccaattatGGGACACCTGTCATTCATTGAGACtatctattttttttgttttcttattaaattaaataatttacAATTTTGAGGATAAATGTTGACCATCAATTCTCAATTAAAAGATAATATTAAATCAAATCTAATCATTATTATATAATACTAAAATTATTgattatattaaatttaaaaatatgtattatttgaaagttGATTATTTTGAATTTACCCACTTACTgacatattattatattataattcaTAGCTTAATATATTACGGGTTATATTATAATTTGTTGTTGGGTGAATAAACGGGTATGCTAGAAAATAATAATCTGATTtctattttaaatataaaataatggTTGTTAAATTAGGTTCTTTGTAGTCTACGAATGccttataaaaacaaaaattataaataaaattacttatatttttttaaacggcTAAGCTTTTTTTTTTCTCTCCATTAATTCTAAACTAAATAACTTATATGAGTATAGCCTAcgaatctatatctatactatataataaacaaaccTATGAGTGACATGTTTATTGAGGCTATCTATTTTTTGTTTCCCcttataattaataaatagtaCTTCGAAATTCATTTTTAAAGACATGTTTTGATGACTGTATGTGTCAACTGATTAAATTACATTTTATTCAACTTATATAATACACAGTTTTATTCAACCTTTGTAATACGCAGTTTTATTCAACCTATGCAACACATGTgtttttttaagatatatttttttattacttaatgtataaaattatatttattcaacccgtgtaacacacggggttttaacctagttCTCTAATAAAACGGAAAAGCATAGATACAAATTACCttttcatcaatgaagatgagatCCATCTTGTAACCCTGATTCCATTTTCGAATAATTCTCGCTTTCATGTTCCACATATCTTTCCCAGGATTCAAATCGTTAACAAAACTAAGATTGTTAGTGTCAACTGATATTGACATGCTTCTAATTCGGAattcggattgtgattaaatttcaaatttcaaaatcagAGAAGATGAAAGCGTGATGAAATATGAAGAGGGAAATGAGAAGAAAAGCCTTATATAAGAAGGATGATTGACAGGAGTTtctgagtgacatgcattaattgctaATTACTTATTCCCATCATTTTTTAATTTGAATTTCCCGTAATTAGCCTTAAACATCTGCTGATCTAAAAGCATTACGAAAGATAATAACAACTGCTGCTAGGTATTAAAGTAAAGTCACATATAAATGAGCAGATGTTTGCCCTAGCAGAGGTTGAAGTGTGTCCAGAGGTTTGCCCATTTGTATGTGGGCAGACCTTTAAAAAACTGATTGTGGGCCAGAGCTTTGAATTTTAATGTATTTTAATATtagactttatgatgtaataataaCATAAGAAAAACATTGTTGGACAACCTCTCTGCTTACACAttagcttttcttatgtcattgggatttcttattttatagaaagtatagatatagatatagatatagatatagatatagatatatagaAGATATAGATGAGCCGTGTTTATATATTCAAAGATTTTTAAATAACTTTATATGGACAAAATTTTATCTAATATGTACATTTTCGTGAAAACATAAAAATAATCAATAtttgtataaaaataaaaattagaaaatataACTTGTTTtacttttacaaaaaaaaaatgaaaatgaaaaaaccGCGCTCAAAATAGGAACCGTCCAAAAACCTTCGTTCCCGCAAGTCGCTTACAGTTCCGCCACGTGTCCATCCACCTCAGCTTCATCCAACAGTATTCCTTCCTTCCGTCGAACGCCGGAGAATCAGACAATCAAATAATATGTCGCCGGAAAGCTTATTAGCCTCTGCAGGAATCAACATAGGCCTTGCGATCGTCATCCTCTGCCTCTACTCCGTCTTCCGGAAACAGCATTCCAATGCCAACATATACTACCCCCGTCGTCTCTCTCTTAACCATCCCATTTCATTCGATCGCTCATTCACCCTTCGCCGCTTTCTTCCCTCCTTTGATTGGATCTCTGAAGCGGTTAGGGTTTCCGAGGACCAAATTCTCACTACCTGCGGCCTTGATGCACTTGTTGTTATACGATTCTTCAAATTTGGGTATCAATCTAAATAATATGTCTCACATTTCAAATAGTTAAGGCTCGTGTTAGTGTTATAGGTCTTGTAAGAATCGTTAGGCGCTAGGTACCAACTAGCGACTAATCAGGATTAATATTTtgtatgtaattttcagttttatatgtATATTCGACCCATATTTTCAAGTATAAGATTAATTGCTGTAATTTACAAATTTCGGTCAAGAATATGGCCTAAATTTGGCCGGAATCGCTAGACTACCACCGATTTTTAGCCAATTACTGATTAATTGACCGATTAGATAAAAATTACTCTGTGAACCTGGGACTAGCggctagtcgggatttttacaaccatgagaCAGTTACACGATACTGGCTGTGTTGCTTCATACAAGGCTGTATTGGTGGATGAAAAAATTAAAATGGTTGTATCGGTCATATCTGTGTCACATCAGTAATATATTATTTCAAGTGAAAAAGTGATACGAGCCGTAATGGTAGAAACAAAAAGTGATATGGCCCGCATCAATCAGATTCGCCTTGCTATATAGCCCATATAGCAACTGGTGTACCCATATAATTCTTGTGGTGTATAGATATTAGTCACGTGGTGTTACGGGTACACCGCATTACATTTCAGACACCAGATCATATGGGCCGTATGGCTTCATACGGGGATGTATGGGTGgacaaaaaaattaaaatgtgCGTATTGGTCATATCACTATATTAGTGTCACATCAGTCATATTTTTCGAGTGAAAACGTGATACAATCTAAAAGTGATACGGGCCATATTGGTCGAAGAAAAGTGATATGACCCGTGTCACTAAGATTTGGTTTGCTATACAGCCCATATAGCAGCTGGTGTACCATATCATTCTAGTGGTGTATCGATATTAGCTACCTAATTAAATTTGGATAGAAATGTCATTCGAGAATGGCTATTGatgatgattttttttaaaagttttgcTGTTATTGAATTGGTAGGATGAAGTTTTTTGCGGTGTGTTCTGTGGTGGGATTGATGGTTCTTCTGCCAGTCAACTGTTCTGTTTCTTCTGATTTGTCTCCAACCTCGCGTTCCATGGATACTCTCACAATTTCAAATGTTCCTAAAGGATCAAACAGGTACGTTtatcaaaatgtttttaaacaaaatATCAACTACGAAATTTTCGTGGCAGTCCGAATAGGTTTGGGTATGTAACTTGGAACCTCGACGATAAAATGATCCTGAACAAGGCCCGGTCAACACTCTGACCTGAAACCTTGCCCTAGAAGGGTGTATATTGGCTAtgagttttagtttttttatagaCTGTTGAAACCAATTCAAACTGTCCAAACCGAAGCTAGTAGGTCAATTCACCTGTTGGGTTCACGGACCACGGTTTTGACAGTTTAACTGTGCGGTGGTTGACCAGTTTGGAACTTGAAATCGGccgtttaattttttttgtttgtttttctatCGTTTTTTGAAGTATGCACAATGCTCATCCTTGCTGTAGAGTAAGTATGAGTTTTTATAAACCGTTGAAACCTATAGAACTGTCTAAACTGAAACAAGTTGGCCTGTTTGGTTTGAGTTTTATGGGTGGGCTCATGGTTTTGATGGTTTACCTGTCCTGTCAACAGTTAAAACTTGAAATCGGGccgttaaatttttttttttatatttatttttcatttttgaaATATGCATATATGTGTGTGCATTAAGATCTTTATATCTTTAAAGTTAAATGCACCTACCTACAAAAAAATGGTTCAAAGTTTAAAACCATTAAAATCGAACCGTTGTTAGCGGCTcaattcagattttttttatcaaaacggGCCCCGGGCCGGACCGTTAACTCACTAATAGTTCCTGGAGCAATTTACTGTCTTCTGTTCCACAGGCTTTGGGTACACTTTTCATCGTTGTGCTTTATATCTTTTACGGGAATATATCTGCTTCACCAGGTAATTAATGTAATC encodes:
- the LOC110925121 gene encoding uncharacterized protein LOC110925121 — its product is MSISVDTNNLSFVNDLNPGKDMWNMKARIIRKWNQGYKMDLIFIDEKGAKIQAGIKSHMIPVFDGQLQEDVVVILSKFGVGENKDLYKVVVQPYKINFYRCTTVTPVRDWQGVEYGFNFRAYEDILQGEALNALSVGSIKDFISKIPPHEHVMAVIQHGKCKEWKGEYTVQSDKFATRIFLNEEIDEVNELRRRLILKFGQGSGSTSQAILSSQSVFPLHKEFVTEGVKKLVDEISKIEKEMSCVVVATIKIVQEEYGWFYAAFHKCFKKVMGKGEYLFKVQVRVQDESGSVSFVMFDRDVQKLLGLAASDIRERQLKANDTGFPHEIFRLVNKKAAFKIDVSEFNLKNDYRVYTVQKTCDNPLIIAELVGGDGNGDENTDEVTQEVADVKDVNILESSQVSAERTSRDVVSVTADSSAVEVEKDSGSSPNGKRMAQDADVVNVGELSTNVRRTQKKLAKVNN